CTAGAATGGCATCCCTTCTTTTGTGACCTTTCTTTCCCATAATTTCCTACTTCTTCCTTGCCTTTGTTCTGTTTTCAGTTATTACTCTGCTACTCTATGTCATTCTGGTTTGTCTGTACCTCATTGCAAAGTAAGTGAAACATGCCAATGCATTTTAGTTTGCCTTTTGTGGCATGTATACATAAACAGACAGAAAGCTTCTTTGCTTTgctccttttttgtttcttttagtgTTGTGCCAGGGCTAGATCATTCTATGTTAGAGAAGTCTGAGAATCTCTCCTGACGATAGCTCTGAATAAATAAAAGCAGGGCCTATGGAGTTCTggtagttttcttttttaaaatgtctgtgtaAAATCCAGGTTACAAATTGAAATGCATCTATGAAGGTTTTCCTGTTGTAACCAGTCACGCATACAAGGGAAAAATGGGGTGGAATAGAAAGGTGCTGGAATGCAAATGGGTTGCGTTTAGTGCACTTGAAGTACTAAGCAAATTGCTACTATTGTGGCATACGAGATTAATGTCATTTAACTATCAATAATATAACACAAAGTAAGTCCAAAACTGTCAAACCATAATGTCTACAGTTAGACATCTAAATGAATGGGGTAACTTTAGACACCGAAGTTGGACAGTTTTGGCCCTAGAGCAATAATTGATATAGTTTTGTCAACATTTTCTgtctatataaaatattttatcacTTTCAAATTATGCATCTTACAGTGTACAATTTTATTCTATAACTTTGAATATTTCTCGGTATTAACCTGTGTAGGGTAGACCTACTGGAATACAGAAAAAATAGGAGTAGCAGTTCAGACTGGCTTTTGTGAAGGTATAAACATGTCGTTCTCTCCTTTTTGTTCCAAGATCTTAGTGGCTCTATAGCATCTCCAGATGTTAAGCTAAatcttggaggaggaggagaaggaggaggaggagagttcATCAAAGAATCTACTGCAACAACATTCTTGAGACAGAGAGGATATGGCTGGCTTCTGGAAGTAGAAGATGATGACCCAGAAGATAACAAGCCACTTCTGTATGTCAAAATTGCTCTTTGATATCTATCTTCATTTTCTGGTtaataactttttgtttgtttgttttcctgaacATTGGTGAGCAGTTAGTCTTTTTGCTGTGACTAGGATTCCACAGTGATAAATGGCTTAACTTTATGTCTGTCATTGTATTTGTAACATTGTACATCATTATCTTTATTcaggttttatttttgtgttgTGGGGAAGAAGAAGCTAAAACATGTTGCTTATCTTGCTTTAGGGGAGGGTGGAAAGGATGAGGTAAAACTTGAGTATAACTGGCCTTGGCTCATATAGAGTACCACAAAAGGTTGTTTTCTCATTGCTTCTTTTAAACTTTTGTTCTTTTAATGATTAACAAAAAATCaaatcttaggcttggtctatactacagagttaggtcaacgtaagctgccttatgttgacctatgTCAGTGCCTACACTGCAGCCTTGCTctcactgatgtaagtgccctactacactgacattataactccacctccacgagaggcatagggcttatgttggtgtagttaggcaACACTGTCGCTGTAGACGCTGCAttacttacatcagctgttggctaCAATCCTTGTCAATtctgctggagctgtgaaattgacaagaaaggctgTTAGGTTCCCTGCTGTGAACCCTGAGCCAGGCTTACAGCTTGGGCTGTCATCCTTGGGCAGGTGTGGGGCTCCAGCTAGAACCCGGCTGCCCCCCAGGCTCCTGGCtactgctgcctgggctcccacTCCGAGCCCAGCTACCGGGCACCGAGAGCCTGGGCTCCCAGCTACCCATGGGGCTCCCAGAGCTGTCAGAATgtggctgctctgagcagagaCAATAGCAGTGTGAAATTgccaagaatgtcaatttcactgctggtagGCTCTGTGCTGTGAAATGGAGCCTGCGCGAGTCTCACAGCTGGGGCTTTCACCCCGGGGCAGAtgggggggctccagctgtgagccccatgTGGCTATCAGTGCCCCACActcagctgtcagtgccccacaatgcgCCACTTCAGTCaatgcaagtgctcctggtgaggacatgatCCACTGGCaggaggagggtagtgtggacaccaaCAGCCATTTGAATTACTGCAGTGACTGTAGGATGACctaaattaagtcgacctaattttgtagtgtagacaagcccttagattgtGTCCTTTCTATCCTCCTCTGTTGTGCTGCTATTAAGCTGAGTTTGTTTAGCATTGTTAAATAATCAACAACACTGACTTACAAAATATCGAGTGAACACTAGCAGTTACTATCTGAAATAAAGGTATTGGAAATAGTGGTGGTCATCACCATAGTCTTGAAGTAAGTGGACAAAGATTTGGGTTTAATTCGGGTTTAACTCCTCTGAAATAAACTGACTTCATCAGGGCTTTTAAATGCTAGAGAAAAAAAATTCCTGCACTGTAGTCTTGTATACTAGGATTTTTCAGATCAAGGCTGTTTCACTGAAACTCAGTTTTAAAGGTATTATAAATGAAGTACAGCTCTTTTCCCACATCCTTTCATGTTACGTCAAAGGCACACAATCTGTTTAAAGCCAAAAATTACCATAATGCTGATAAACCCATGCTTCCCCCTGTGTAAAGAGGTATGGTTGGGTTTTATGATCTAATGGATAGTGCACTTTGAAGCAGGTGATTTTGGTtctgttcctagttctgccactgatttgctgtgtggccttggcaaGACACTTAATATCTGTCCCGCAGTTTCCTCTCTGCAAAACGAGGATAATACTTGTCattttttgtaaagcacttggagatcctcAAACAGAAAGAGCTGGGAGACAACAGATATTTCTGGAGACATTAAAACTCCATCTGCATCTCCTAGAGTAGTGGAAACCCAAATATCTTTTCATATGATAAAAGTTGCACGCtaaccttttgtttaaaaaaactaagACCACATTTCATCTCTTTTCCTAGAGAGCTAGACTGCTACATTGGGGGTGACAAAGCATAGGTGCTCTCTGTCACATAAGACTGTACACTATAAAGGCCAACTCTGTGGACCAAAAGGTGATCTGTGCATTCTTAATGTTTATTACACCTCACAATTGGAGGACAAAGCTCCTAACCTTAATGCTTCTATGGATTTAAAACATGGCAGGCTGCCAGAGAGCCAGCACTGACTCTGTTCAATTGATTCAAGGTCAGACTTCATAGGATAAACCCGTCTTTATTGAGGGATGGCCTTATTCGTGGCTCACCTCCAATGACAGCCACCACCCTCTTGAATGAGAGAAAAGTCAACGTCAGGCAACAGACAGATGCATATACACGATGGAACTTATTGAGTGGTGGGGCTATGAATTTAACTCCAGAATTTAAATGATCATATCACATGACCTTCAGAATGAAATGTAAAACGAATAGTTGCTGACTTTAGGATGGATGGAGAGAAATGCATGCTCCTGTCCTTAGACAGTGGAAGGTACTAAAAATGTTGTGGCAAAGTTCAGTAAAAATCCCTTGCTATAACAGAAGGAGATAAACTGCCCTAAGACTTGCATATACAAAAATAACTTCAATAGACTCAATAAAGAATATTCCCTGTCTGGGGAGACAGTGTGACTGCCTGTTTTCACTGGACTTAACTCATGGTCCAGCTTTTCTGAGAGAAGGCTATAAAACAAAGACCCTCTTATTTCCAGAGTACATTGTAACTGAGCATCATGGGACAAAAATCAAGCAATAACTTATTCTAATCATATTTAGCAGTTCCGTAATGATTTTCTTCTGTAGAACTCAgtcctttacaaaggaggccagtatcATTACCTTCATTTTATAGAGGTGGAAGTTGAGGCACAGCATGGAGGTCACCtagcaaaccagtggcagagctgggaattgaacccagatctgtgCCTTCTAATATAGTGGTCCTGATTCTGTACTTTCAGACCTATGCTCAGATGGGCAGCTGCAGGAAGTCTCTTGAAGCTCCCTACTTCAGAGCCGCCTAGTTCCAACTGCGCAGGGGCAGCCCTAACTTGCACTAGAGTCCATCAGTGACCTTACACCAATAGAGGATCAGATATAGCAGAATTCTGCTTTGCCTCGCCTCTCCCTGTCATATCTGTGCTCTGCCCCTGGAATGCCCCCTCCTTTCCCTTATGCCATGGTTGAGGGGAGCAGCAAAGCTAAACTCTGCCAGATCTATACCAATGGAGAGTTTTGCAGAGGGCAACTCTCCACTGGCCATCCCTGTCTGTTTTAAGGCTAATTTGTGGcctggaagtgggggagggaggttggagAGTAGCAAGATCTGCTGATAGAACATCTTTTACTGGTTTGATCAGCCCTTAGTTATTGCTGTTTACTCATGCTGGAAACCAGCCAGTTGAACTATTGGCATAAACTGGCCTGGGGGAAACTACCCAGTTGAAGCAACTACCTTTCCTTTAATTAAAAGACCATCAACTTCAGCTTGTTGGTatgctttttttaaacactttgagGATTAATGAATCCTACGCTTTTGTTCCCTGTTGGGAGCATGTATTATCTTTAGTTACATTATAAATACATGTAATGTGTCTATGTGGTTGCATATTTCAATGTATATAATCTTTAAAATAGCatgacaataaaaaaaaaccttgacaGATGAATATGGCATACATGTGCCTAGATGTTGGAGGACAGAAGCTTTGCTTTAATTCAGACTGTAGGGTATTTTACCCTTCTTTTGTGTTCCCAACCACAGTATTTATTTCAATATAGTTAATGATAAAATTGCATTAATGTTGAATAAAGTTGTTAGAAATTTAACAAGGGTTTCTTGAAGAAATATTTAAACggtaaaaataatttttatctcACTAGGATGTTGAGGTTTCATTTTATGCTGCCGGTATATCTTGGAAGTATTCCACGTCTTGTGTGTCACTGCATCTGAAAGCATGTTCATAATGAACAAACTACAGACTCACTGCTTAATTAACCTGCTCTCACAGATGAATTATGAGATGAATTATTCTCTTTACACAAACTGTTCCAGTACCAAAATATGTAGTAAAGCTTTTGTTTTACAATTGTAGGGAGGAACTGGACATTGATCTGAAGGATATTTACTACAAAATTCGATGCGTGTTGATGCCTATGCCATCTCTTGGGTTTAATAGACAGGTAGTGAGAGATAACCCTGATTTTTGGGGCCCTCTGGCAGTTGTCCTCTTCTTCTCAATGGTTTCATTATATGGACAGTTTAAGGTAGGTATAAACCTTTTATCTAAAGAGAACTTTAAATATTGCGACTTGAATGCTAAACAGTTTATCATATTTATAGAGAGGTAGAAAGCCTCTTCTCCCCTTGCCATGAGTATAGTGAGAAGAATGGAACATCTAGTTCCAAATATATTTCTTTCATGGGTGTCTTTCTGCATATTAAAAAACTTGTAATACTATACTAAATGTTCCTTGAACTACATCTCTAAGGTCAATTAGAATAAAAATGTCAAGTTTTGTCTCTGAAATGGAAATGAAGGAAGGGTGGGATTTCTGGAGGCTTGTAATGATATGCAATCTGTCAGATGCTCAGCGGTATACTAACTGGAATGAGTAAAACATAAAACCTACATAATAGGTATATTTCATTACAATGGTAAAGCAAAAGACGGCACCTTTACAATGCTGGTTCATCTatgttaaataaaatgtaaattgtgACTGAAATTGAGGGACCCGTAGGAATCAGTGATGAAAGTGAATGTCACTTAAATTTCTGTAGTTGGGGCACGATCATAGAGTAGAAAGTCTGCACCATGTTTTTCTGTATGAACACATTCCCTCCTCTGAAACCTTCTCCCATCTTTAATTTAGTTCTCAAATACAATTTACATTGATTGTACTATTAACTTCGTAATGTTTCAGTTCCCCCTACCACTGTCCTCTTTTTGCATTGCACAGTGAAAAAGATAGTTGGCTTTCCTACATGCTTcacaaaaaagtttggggacagGAAACCATTAGAAGATTCCCCCCGCCCAGCCACGTTACCCAGCCACATACTCTTGCAAACATCTTTAGTAAGGATATCTCTTCTAGAGAGGGGAAAAATTAGCTCTGTGTCCGGACATATTAGTAATAAGTTGTTAACTAAGAATTCTAATTCAAAAGTGGCTTATTCAGTTGGCAGTTAGATACTTGCTGGTTGAACCTTCTGCATTATAGTCATActagtaagttttttttttttcagataatttTAAACTTATTTACTGGTTTTATTACCAGAAAACCTTTGTATAAAGATCTTGAATTTATTGTGGTTACAAATAATGTCATAACTGTCTGGTACTTTTTTGTCCTCTCAGATACCTTTTCCTTCTCTTGCTCCCACCCCCATAATTAAATAACTTCTGTCTTCATAATACCTCTGTCTCTTGTCACTTGACTTCTCCTATGATTCCTTCAGAACTCAGGGAATGCAGCTTTTGATTGGCCAGCAAGAATTATAGTATAGAAATGCTTGGCCTTTCTTCCGCTTTTCCAGTATTGCCCAAGCATAACATTCCTCGTAGTGCTTCTAATCACTGCCATCTTTAAAAAGTGACAGAACTTAGATATGAACCTAGGTCTTCTCTTGGTAGCACCTAAGTGAGCCCCCCTGCAAGCTCCACTTATAATAATGAGTAAACACCTTTAACCCTATCTTTAAATATAGCAATAAGTAAGGCggtgttttagtcacgggtattttagtaaaagtcatggaccggtCACAGGcagcaaacaaaaattcacagcccatgacttgtactatatacccctaactaaaacttgggtgctcgggagcagcccagggccctgcttgggggtggggggtttggcatgactggcaggctccctacctggctctgcgtggctccccagaagtggcaacatgtcccttggctcctaggcagaggtgcagccaggagggctccacgcgctgcccccacaCTGAGCGcccactccacagctcccattggctgcggttcctggccaatgggagcgttaggggtggtgcctgcaggtggaggcagcgtgcagagctgcctggccacacctccgcctaggagctgagagagagagacatgttgccatttctggggagcccccccagggaagcgccgcccagagccatcacccccttccgcagtccagctccctgcctcagctcggagcccccctcccacatccccagcagCGTCCGGTGCGGCTGGGCCCAAGGGCTGCCAGAGCTGCTCAGGCGGCCTccgggccagccacaccagccactgcagaagacatggaggtcacagaaagtcatggaatccgtgactgaATCGTAGCCTGAGCAATAAGCCATACCAGGATGTGTGGTATTACAGTATGCTATTAGTCGAGGTAATTAATTTTGAGATATGAGCCTGAAAGGGAGTTCCTTCAACCTCCATAAGGTGTGCACTAAAAGCTGACGAACGCTCACTCTTGAATGGCTTATTTCTATGAGTATAACTGACTAATTTTACATATGACCCACTAATGTGATTTGTTCTTTTGGATGGGAGAAAGGTGCGGGGAAAGAAAGACAGGTATACACTGTTTCTTTCCACAGTGAAACATAATGGTATTATGAtgtgttcttttttaaattattacagAATTTTAGCTGGAGAGACAAAATCTATAGTGACACCAGCTTCATGCTCTTTTCACCTTCCCCTtttgatttttacagtgcatatgaaaccttaaatcagtaCCCAGTTTAGGTTTGTAGCCTAAACTTGAGTTTTAAATGCAACCATACTTTGAAGCTCAGAGGCTGTCCTGGGAGTGCGGGTTCCCACTGTAGAAGTGCTATTTTCAAAGGGAAAGCAATATTTCCCTTATTCTGCTTAGCAGCTGCACTCCAGATCAGCTGGGCTGCGATTTAATGTAAGTGTAGGCTAGGGACCTGAATTGCGTGATAATTTAAGCCAGTTTCATATTCATATTAAGAACTGAGGAGAGGAGGAAACCTGGGAGGAAGACTACAGCCTAAACTAGAAGTACTGTCAAGGTGTAGAAAGAGTTAGGAGTCATAACTTAGATCTCTATTCTTTTGATTTTGTATTTTAAGGGTGACACAGTATTCTGCCATCCCTAGAGACGATCTTCATCAACGAAGAAAGGAGATACAAGCTGAACACtgatttttctttgtgttttgttggTTTAAGCCAACCGCTCAATGTTGTCTGGGCATGCTTTTCATTGGGTGTGAAGAGATATTGATTTCCTTTTGTGTTTCAGAgtagaatgaaaacaaacatgTTACCATCTTATAAAATCTGAGACTCGGTTGAACCCTCTCATCAGTGGATTCACTAAGATTTAGCCAGAGTTCTTTTAATTCCAAAATTTTGACTGACACCTTCCTGTTCTAATGATAAAACCACACTACGCGTAAAATACTGGTTTTACCATATTTTCTTGTTTGAGCATTCCAAATACACTAGCAAACTTGTCAGAAAAGATattgtataaataataaaacatctgAATTTTATTTCTAAATTCCATTGTAATACTGAATAATACAAGGTTTGCTGCAGTTGACTTTCTTATGAAACCAAAATGAATTctgaattataataaaaataattgattgATAAGAATTAAttgttctctctcttttaaggTGGTTTCTTGGATTATAACTATATGGATATTTGGATCCTTGACAATTTTTTTATTGGCCAGGGTTCTTGGAGGAGAAGTAAGTAGCATGTGAAAGTGTGATTGATACATAAAATATTCAGAAGTGACTTGgctttttggatgcccaacttgcgGCACTTTAAAGTCACCTAGCTACTTTCTCAAAAATCTTGACCTCCCATATTTAGACATGAATTATAGCACAGTGTGGAACACATTGGTCTCTGTTGAAATTGAGATTCAAGGTAAATTCTTAGAGTTAGTCAGATCTAGTCAGATAGCTGCTAGCTAGTGAACaggttttgattaaaaataagaaCCAATCCAACTCATTTGTTCATGTAAgtctggatttaaaaaacaaaaccagacccTTAGTCAATTTCACGTGCATTTATTTAAACTGCTGGCATTTACTTACAACCTGGCCAGAACCAGAAATACTACTAGACTTCTAGAGCATCCTTACTACATTTTTCACTGCTAACATGAACTTCTATCATTAATTTAGGCATCCCAGTGGAAGAGTTACTTTGTGTGGTGGTTAATTGCAGATATTCAGAATTAATGACCATTGTCGAGTTGATTGTTAATTTGAAAAGTGAACGTGTATTTCATACATACCATACTAATTTCTAAATGCTGCAGTAATTATGTAATAATTATTTGAAATGCATTACTCTGTCATTACCAGTAAAGAACCTtgcattaaaaagactggaagtAACCAATTGTTATAATTTGCATAAATATATTACCCTGTGAATTTACATTTAATGACAGtaatatcaaaaaaaaaaaaagaaaaaaaaatttgcacGTTAACAACTTTAATTCTGAGCCACAAGACAGATGCATGTACTCAACACTACACTTACTGGAATAGCTACTAATTCCATCATGACAAAATGTAAGTGTTTTCTCTATTGACAAAACTTATGAGCTAgattgaagacttttttttttaattctttacgAATTGATTTATAATTTTCAGGTTGCATATGGGCAAGTTCTTGGTGTGATAGGATATTCTCTACTTCCACTCATTGTAATAGCACCTGTCCTCTTGGTGGTTGGATCATTTGAAGTTGTATCTACACTAATAAAAGTGAGTTCAGTAATGTTTATTGTTTGTCACTATGCTTCAAAATATTATGTTGCCCTGAACAAAGTAATAATTTTAGTAACCTGTAATAGAATTTTAAAAGTACTGCTTGAATTCTTGTGACCCTCTTGTCCAGAAACATAGGTCAGGAAGTCACTCTGTCTTCCCCATAATTCAATATATGATATGTTATTGCAATGTGAATGGTAACATCAGTCATGTTCAGAGACATGGTAGTAGAAGTAGTAATCTCAAAACACTTCTACAAAGAAggtaagtattgttatccccattacacaaatggaaaactgaggcagagagagccaAAACTGACCAGCCCAAAGTCAACTaccagtagagctgggcaaaatttttaaaacaaaactttttttagcaacaaaatgcagatttggtaaCACTGAAATGTTTCGCAAATTGGTGTTGGTTTTGCCAAATTTGTGTCCAAAAAATTTCAGGAAAagtagaaatgtttcattttgacacttCTGAAatgaaactagggctgtcaattaatcaccgTTAACTGAAGCTGTTAATGCAAAATACAttaactaggttaaaaaaaggCACAAtgaatcgcagttttaatcacattgttaaacaataatacaataccaatttgaaatttattataaatattttggatgtttttctatcatttcaaatatatttatttcaattacaacagaatacaaagtataccatgctcactttatattattatttttattacaaatatatttgcactgtaaagagataaacaaaacaaatagtatttttcagttcacctcatacaagtaccgtagtgcaacttacaaatgtaaatattttttttacataactgcattcaaaaacaaaataatgtaaaattttagagcctacacgtCTACTcagtcagtcctacttcttgttcagccaatcgctcagataaacattgtttacatttgcaggagataatgctgcctgattcttatttacaatgtcacctgtaagagagaacaggtgtttgcatggcactgttgtagccagttttggtatttatgtgccagatgcgctaaacatgtgtatgccccttcgtgctttgaccaccattccagagaacatgtttccatgctgaatttaaattgatattctattattgtttaactgtgtgattaaaactgtgattaatcgtgactattttttaatctcacgattaattgtgattttaaaaaatcatttgacagccctaaatgaaacattttgatttttcaatttaaaatggcttttcaaacttaaaaaaaaaacaactaaacactcaaaattgaaacaaaacattttttcaacttttcagttTGCTGAAAGGTTCTAaaaagtgttgggtttttttgttttgttttttggttcgcACCAAAACAATTTTTCGTTTTtgaattgccagtgaaccaaaaaaatcttttatttgcCCAGCTTTACCTACCAGGCCTGTGGCAGTAGAGAACTTTAATGAACTGTACTAGTATGGCAAAAGtttcctgagggtatgtctactcagCAATTAAAAATGCGTGTCTGACCCATGCCAGTTGACTCAGGCATGTGGGGCTTTTAGGgtacagggctgtttaattgcagtgtagatgtttgggctttagctggagcctgggctctaggacccaaTGAGGTGGGATggtcccagagctcagtcagcagcccaagcccaaacgtctacactgcaattaaacagccccccttagcccaagtctgctggcacgggccagccatgggtgtctgattgcactgtagacataccctgagaggtcTCAGAGCTATGTGTGATTCTTTAAAGGCTATACTACCTGAGCACAACTGCATGAATCTTTACTTACAACTGTTGCCAGATTTCAGGGAGGTGGCGGGTTGTCAATCAAAAGGTAACCTTGCCAGCTTTGTCCTGTATTCCTTTTGTATTGATCAGTTTTGTTAGTTTATCTTTACTGTTGGCTACCAGTAACCACTCTAATTTCCTCAAACTTGAATTACACTTTAGTTACCCTGCAGTTGCACCGTGGTTGTGGTTTTGCTACCTGTAATTACCACTAATTTGTATACTCAGAAAGTTAATCATTTTTGAATTACTTGCCTGTCCATTAATTAATACATAATTCTAAAAATAGGGTTACATTAGTTAAATTTTAGTTACATGGTCATTATTTTATTGTCTTATGGTAACTTTAAGCAGATATGTGCACAATTCACTTGAGTTTCCAGTGCAAAAAATGCAGGGCCAAAGCCCTGTATCTAAGACATTTTAGCCCTGTGAAGCACCTATAGGTTGGCTTGAGGGTCTGTACTAGTGAGAAGCTTACAACCTGAGGGCACTCAGGAACATTCCAGCCAGTTCTTTTCCAATTACAGTCGGCAAAGGAGCTCCCTAACAATTCCAAATGATGTAGCTCAAGCCTTTACTATCGCAGCCTTTGCTAAAGGCTGTGAATATCTTACTGAATTCCAGTCACTAACCTCTTCTCCTTCCTGACACTGCCTCCACAGAGCCCCAGTTTAGGAGTCACATGCGTGAGCATATAATCGAAGGACTTTTTGAGGCTATGTGCGTATTCCACTACTTACGTGAACAGATCCTTGGGAATATTGCTTGCAACGGGCTAAGGTCCTTTGACAGTCCCTCCAATTCATAGATTTCATTTTACACCAGTGCGCTAAATCTTCTTGCTTGGGGACAATGGGTAGGGCCCTGCAAATCTacggatatccgctttatatccgcAGATCATTTTTGCGGATTGGATGCAGACACAatttttgtatccgtgcagggttCTAACAATGGGTGTTTGATTATATTTTACACTATGACCCAGTTAGCTTGAGAGTAGAGGTTTGTATCAGGGCTCACTTGGTCTGAGGCAAGGCAGCCAATACTGCTTGCCTC
This genomic window from Emys orbicularis isolate rEmyOrb1 chromosome 3, rEmyOrb1.hap1, whole genome shotgun sequence contains:
- the YIPF4 gene encoding protein YIPF4 isoform X2; protein product: MQPLGPQQPPLYAPSNGDFTFVSSAEAEDLSGSIASPDVKLNLGGGGEGGGGEFIKESTATTFLRQRGYGWLLEVEDDDPEDNKPLLEELDIDLKDIYYKIRCVLMPMPSLGFNRQVVSWIITIWIFGSLTIFLLARVLGGEVAYGQVLGVIGYSLLPLIVIAPVLLVVGSFEVVSTLIKLFGVFWAAYSAASLLVGEEFKTKKPLLIYPIFLLYIYFLSLYTGV
- the YIPF4 gene encoding protein YIPF4 isoform X1, which gives rise to MQPLGPQQPPLYAPSNGDFTFVSSAEAEDLSGSIASPDVKLNLGGGGEGGGGEFIKESTATTFLRQRGYGWLLEVEDDDPEDNKPLLEELDIDLKDIYYKIRCVLMPMPSLGFNRQVVRDNPDFWGPLAVVLFFSMVSLYGQFKVVSWIITIWIFGSLTIFLLARVLGGEVAYGQVLGVIGYSLLPLIVIAPVLLVVGSFEVVSTLIKLFGVFWAAYSAASLLVGEEFKTKKPLLIYPIFLLYIYFLSLYTGV